From the Longimicrobium sp. genome, one window contains:
- a CDS encoding GDP-mannose 4,6-dehydratase, which yields MMGKRDYVLVTGGAGFVGSNLADALLRDGHRVIVADNFSREGVRMNAAWLKRRHGERVRIETVDVRDGARIGPLVRESRHVFHLAAQVAVTTSLTDPATDLETNILGTFNVLEAARAMLNPPSVLFTSTNKVYGEMEEVPVALDGDRYVYGDGRRGIGEDARLDFHSPYGCSKGAADQYVHDYARIYGLPTVVFRMSCIYGTRQFGTEDQGWVAHFGRALLRGEPLTIYGDGCQVRDILWIDDLVRAMRLATDRIDTVAGEVFNVGGGHRNAVSVTGVIDRLREITGASVPVTYADWRPGDQKVYVSDTRHAEAVLGWRAETSWQEGLEKLAGWLHEANLDTPAVPRSAVPGPSVAVLAEASAGD from the coding sequence ATGATGGGCAAGCGCGATTACGTGCTGGTGACCGGGGGCGCCGGGTTCGTCGGCTCCAACCTGGCCGACGCGCTGCTGCGCGACGGCCACAGGGTGATCGTGGCCGACAACTTCAGCCGCGAGGGGGTGCGCATGAACGCCGCCTGGCTGAAGCGGCGCCACGGCGAGCGGGTGCGCATCGAGACGGTGGACGTGCGCGACGGCGCCCGCATCGGCCCGCTGGTGCGCGAGAGCAGGCACGTGTTCCACCTGGCGGCGCAGGTCGCGGTCACGACCTCGCTCACCGACCCGGCCACGGACCTGGAGACGAACATCCTGGGCACCTTCAACGTGCTCGAGGCCGCGCGGGCGATGCTGAACCCCCCGTCGGTCCTCTTCACCTCGACCAACAAGGTCTACGGCGAGATGGAGGAGGTGCCGGTGGCGCTGGACGGCGACCGCTACGTGTACGGCGACGGGCGCCGGGGGATCGGCGAGGACGCGCGGCTGGACTTCCACTCGCCCTACGGGTGCAGCAAGGGCGCGGCCGACCAGTACGTGCACGACTACGCCCGCATCTACGGGCTGCCCACGGTGGTCTTCCGCATGAGCTGCATCTACGGGACGCGGCAGTTCGGCACCGAGGACCAGGGGTGGGTGGCACACTTCGGCCGCGCCCTGCTGCGCGGCGAGCCGCTGACCATCTACGGCGACGGCTGCCAGGTGCGCGACATCCTGTGGATCGACGACCTCGTGCGCGCCATGCGGCTGGCGACCGACCGGATCGACACGGTGGCGGGCGAGGTGTTCAACGTGGGCGGCGGGCATCGCAACGCGGTGTCGGTGACGGGGGTCATCGACCGCCTGCGCGAGATCACCGGCGCGAGCGTGCCCGTGACCTACGCCGACTGGCGCCCGGGCGACCAGAAGGTCTACGTCTCCGACACCCGCCACGCCGAGGCGGTGCTGGGGTGGCGCGCGGAGACGAGCTGGCAGGAGGGCTTGGAGAAGCTGGCCGGGTGGCTGCACGAGGCCAACCTCGACACCCCCGCCGTGCCGCGCTCCGCGGTCCCCGGGCCATCGGTGGCGGTGCTCGCCGAGGCCTC